The genomic DNA CCGCCTCCGGCTCCGAGATGGCCAGCGCGAACAGCAGCCGGCCCGTCTCGCGGTAGTCCTTCAGCACGTCGGCGAACTCGCCTTCGTCGGCGAACTGCCGCACGATGGAGAGGTTGAACAGGTCGTTCTGAAACGGCAGCGTGGCGCCGGCGCACCTCGACAGCTCCTCGATGATGAGCGCCTGCGAGCACAGGCTGAACGTGCCGTCACCGTCCTCCAGCTCTTCGAGCCCGAAGTACAGATCCACGAACCCCTTCGCCACCTCGTCGGGAAGACCCTGGTCGCGACGCCATTGGTGCACGTGCTCGGGGGTGAACGTCTCCTCGCCGAAGGCGCGGAACGCTTGCACGAGCTTGCGCTGCTTGTCAGTCAATTCGAAATCCACGTGGTGCCTTCTTTCCTCCGAAACGCCCCAGCGCCCGCGTGCGTTCCCGCAGACCCTGCAGCGCTGCAATCAGGGATTACTTGTTACCAGTATACTGAGACAGCCCTACCGCATCACCCCCAAATCGGCCGAATTAACCAAAAGCATGGACGGAACCGTCGATTTGCACCCACACTGCCCGGCATATGGCCAACAAATCGGTGAACCTGTGAGTGAAACCCTCTGGGCATGACAAAAATAGTGAGCGACCATCAAGTATAAATAATTGTCCATGGCAACAAATATTAGAGTATGTGAGTATAACGACAGGAGAAAACCACCCACCATAAAGGAAAGGAGAACCGTCGTATGACCGTCACTGAGAAACTCAATGGCTACGGCCCGCTTGCGGGCATCAAAGTGGTCGAGATGTGCACGTACGTCGCAGCTCCCGCAACCGTCAGAGTATTGTCCGAAATGGGCGCCGAAGTTCTGAAGATCGAATCGTTCGACGGCGATATCCAGCGCACGCAAGGTCCGGGCTTCGGCTGCGATCTGACCGACACCGAGGATCCGACCATCGACCTCAACAACACCAACAAGAACTGGATCTCCCTCAACTTGAAATCCGAGGAAGGTCTGGCCATCGCGAAGAAGATGATCGGCGAAGCAGACATCTTCATGAACAACATGCGCACGGCCGCCCTGGAGAAGCTGGGCCTCGACTACCCCACGCTGTCCGCCGAGTTCCCCGGTCTTATCTGGGCTCAGATGCGCGGCTACGGCGAGTTCGGCGAGTTCGCACACTCCCCCGGCTACGACGCTGTGTGCTGGGCTGCCCGCGGCGGCGTCGCGGGTACCTTCTGCGAGAAGGGCACGTCGCCGGCCATTCCTCCCCAAGCGTTCGGCGATTACAACACCGCGACCATGATGGCCGCCGGCATCTTGGGGGCGCTGGTGAACAAGCTGCGCACGGGCAGGGGCGACAAAGTCGTCGTCAACCTGTACCACTCCGCCATCTGGGGCGGCAGCATCGCCGTGTGCGCGCAGCAGTTCGGCGCCGACTACCCGAAGACGCGCAAGGACGTGCCGAACCCGTTCAACAACACGTACAAAACCGCGGACGACAAGTGGATCTACATCTGCCAGCCGCAGCATAACCGCTATTACAACGACATGATGAAGATCATCGGCCGCGACGACCTGGTCGACGATCCGCGCTACGCCACGGTTGAGAACCTCAAGGAAAAGCACCTGCAGCCGGAGCTCATCGAGATCCTCGAAGGCGGATTCGTCCAGAAAACGCTCGACGAGTGGCTGCCCATCCTGGCCGAATGGCAGGTGCCCAGCCAGAAGGTCTTCCGTTACACCGACATCGTCAAGGACGAGGAGGCGTACGTCAACGACGCTATCCGCAAGGTGAACTACCAGGCCTTCGGCGAGCGCGCGCTGCCCACCACCCCGATCCGCTACGCGAACTTCGGCGATCCCCCGGTGGTGCTGTCCAAGCCCATCGGCTACCACACCGCCGAGTACCTGCACAAGTACGGCTACACCGATGAGCAGATCGCCGAGATGGAAGCCGCCGGTGCCGTCAAGTGCTATCACGGCGAGGAAGTGCCGGACGTCATCTTCAAGTCCGAGCGCCAGCTCGCCGGCGAGGCTCCCTGCAACTGGTAGACCTCCGACCGCCAAAAGAACCGCAGCGGATTGCTGCGGTTCTTTTTTTGCGCCGGGCCCCGTCGCCCGCTTTGGCTGAAGCGCCTGCGGCTACCCCAGGCGCTTCAGCAGCTCGACCATGTCCTCGCCCAGCTGGCGGGCGTAGGCGAACGCCGTCGCGTCGTCCTGGACGCGGCGCCAGCGGATGCGGCCCTCCTCGTCCAAACCGGCGAACTGGGACGCAGCCGTGCCGTTTGCCTTCACGGGCCCCTTCGGACGCGGATGAACGACCAGCATCTCATGAGTGGCGAAGAAGCGGTCCAGCACGCCGAGCGTCTCCTCGGCACCGCAGTCGACGAGCCCCGACGTGGTCACTGCCCCGCCCGCCTTGCCCTTGAGCGCGTTGGCGACCATATGCAGCGGGCGCGTGCGGTCGATGAACGTCTTGGTGCGTGCCGACACGTTCGCAAAGTAGTCCGGCGAGCCCACGATAATGCCGTCGGCCGCCTTCATCTTCGCCACGAGGCCGTCCATGTCGTCCGACAGCGTGCAGGCCGGCTTCGCCAAGCAGGCGTTGCACCCGATGCAGTAGCCGATGTCCAGCCGGGCGAGCTCCACGAGCTCGGTCTCGGCCCCCGCTCCCTGCGCCGCGTCGAGCGCCGCTTGCAGCAGGGCGGCCGTCCCCTTGCCCGGCCGGTGGCTTCCGTTGATGGCCAGAATGCGCATGTTCTCGTCCTCTCTCTAAATGCGAAGCGCCCCCGACCCGCAGAGCGGTCCGGGAGCGCCAAAACGCGGGCGCGTGCGCGCGCCGTGCGCCTTACAGGTTGTGGAACTGGTACTTCTCCGGGTTGTCCTTCACGTCCTGCTTGTTCTTCGGGTTCATCTTGCCGACGCCCATCTGACCGTCGTTCGTGTTGGAGGCCAGAACCTGGTTGCGGTTCTCCATCTTGACGACGTTCTCGAAGCTGGTGCCGTCGAGGGAGGCCTGCAGGCACTCCTTCGTGAGGCGCAGACCGAACGGGGCGGTGGCGTCGCACATCTGCTGAGCGAATGCCACGGCCTCTTCGACCACGTCGTCGTCGGCGACAACCTTGTTGGCGAAGCCCCACTCCAGCAGCTTCTCGGCACCGAAGCGGTTGGGGTTCATGAGGATCTCGCAGGCGCGGGCGTAGCCGACGATCTTCGGCAGGAAGAACGCGCCGCCCATGTCGGTGCCGGTGTAGCCGATGGACAGGTAGCCGGCGTTCATCTTGAACGACTCGCCCAGCACGCGCATGTCGCACGCGCAGGAGATGGACAGGCCGCCGCCCACGGCGTAGCCCTTGAGGGCGCCGATGATGGGCTGCTCGCAACGGCGCATGTTGATGATCTGGTCGGAGCACATGCGCTGCATGATGTAGAAGTCGCGCTGGATGCGGCCCATGTCCTCGGGCGGATCGAGCGCCAGGTCGTTCAGGTTGAAGCCGGCGCAGAAGGACTTGCCCTCGCCCGTCAGCACGATGACGCGGCAATCCTTGTCCATGCGCACCTTGATGAGGAAGTCGTTGAACTCGGCCATCTGGGCGTACGACATGGCGTTGAGGTTCGCGGCATCGTTGAAGCTGCACACGTACACCGGGCCGCGACGGTCGATGATGAGCTTCTCATAGTCGTACTCGAACTCCGGCAGATGGTAATCCTCTTGATACACGCTCATTGGCACTACCCCTTTCCCTGTGGTTTCATATCATTCGCTTCTTAGGCGCCGCGTCGGGGACGAGCGCTCGGCGAGGCCGTGTTCACGACCCTTCTTTATGATCGCCCCAACAACGCGATTAATCTACGGACAATAGACTGATACTGTCTAAGATATGAAATGCTCAGCCAACATATCCTTAATTTTGTCCTATTAATTGCAGAAAACGGGAACGAGAACCTTTGAGACTCATGTTCCGATCAAAAAGATAACCTCATCCAGTCCTGCGCTGTCCATAATGAAATATATTCTATGATCAGGCTTTTTTTCTATCGATAGACTTTGGCTATCGACGCATAGGAAGTTCCTATCGGTATACCCACAAATACCGATCATCGACCATCATCTTCGGGTTTACAATAAATGGCACGAACCACGACGTGCGAGCATAGAGCATGTCGCCCGGCGCATCGCGTCAACGCGCTGAGCCGGACACGAGGGGGCCCGTCGAAGCGGGCAGCAGATCGAGTTCATGCGGAACATCCGGCGGGGGACGTCGGGTGAGAGAAGCGAGCTGTCATCAAGAGAGGACTCAGGGGCGATGATTACCGATCTCAAAATCAATGCGGAGAGAAAGCAATTCTACTACGAGAAAGGATACTGGACCGAGAAGACCCTCGGCGACGTATGGGCCGACCGCGTCGCCTCCCATCCGGAGCGCACGTACGTCAGCGACGACCAGGGATCGTCCTACACGTACGGCGAGATAGACGACAAGGCGGCGCGCCTGGCAGCATGGCTCGTCGAGCAAGGGGTGGCCCCCGGGGACGTGGTCACGTTCCAAATGCCTACGTGGGCGGAGTTCTGCATCGTCTATGTGGCAGCCCTCAAGGCCGGCGCGGTCATGCACCCTCTTCCGCGCAACTTCAACGACGCCGACCTCGTCTACGGCATGAACCTCGTGGGCTCGAGGGCGTTCATCTGCCCCACCAAAGTGGCGAAGGTCGACTTCGAGAGCCAGATTTTGAGCATCGTCGACCAGATACCGACGCTGGGACCTGTGGCGCTCGTGGACAAGGCGGCGCCGAAGCACTCCGAGCTGCCCACGGTCGCGGAGATATGCGCGCGCTATGAGCCAATTGAATACCCCCCCCCCATCACGTCTGACGACGTAGCCTGCATCCTGTCCACGTCCGGCACCACGGGCAAGCCCAAAGCGGTGCTGTTCACGCATAACAACCTCATCTTCTCCGAGCGGTCGTTCGTAAAGGGTACCGAGCGAACGGCGGACGACGTCATGTTCATGGCATCCCCGCTCAACCACGCCACCGGGTTCTTCCACGGCCTCATCTCCCCCATGATCCTGGGCGGGCGCACGGTGCTGCAGCAGGACTTCCGTCCCGCGCAAGCCATCGAGCAGATGAACCGCGAGGGCTGCACCTGGTCGATGGGTGCGACGCCGTTCATCTACGACATGCTCAAGTGCATCGAGTTCGAGGACGGCCCGCGGTTCGAAACACTGCAGCTGTTCCTCTGCGGCGGCGCACCGGTGCCCGGCAACCTCGTGCAGTGCGCGCACGGCCACGGGGTCATGCTCGCCGAGATATACGGGTCGACGGAAAGCTGCCCCCACATCTTCGTGCCCCCCGCGAAATGCCTCGAATGGAACGGAGCCTGGTCGGGCATCCCCTTCCCCGGCATCGAGGTGCGCATCGTGGACGGCGACCGCAACGACGTGCCGCGCGGCGAGCAGGGCGAGGAGATCTCGCGCGGGCCGCACCAGTTCGTGGGCTACCTCAACGCCAAGGAGCGCACCGATCGCGCGCTCGACGACGACGGCTGGTTCTACAGCGGCGACCTCGGCTACATGGACGAAGAGGGGCGCATCCGCATCAACGGGCGCAAGAAGGAGATCATCATCCGCGGCGGCGAGAACATCTGCGCGCGCGAGATCGACGACGATCTGATGGGGTGCCCCGGCGTGGGCGAGACGGCCACCATCGGCATGCCCGACGAGCGCCTGGGCGAGCGCATCTGCACCTTCGCGGTGCCCGTCGACGAGCGTCGCCCCACCGTGGAGGACGTGACGGCCTACCTGGCCGAGAAGCACGTGGCCAAGCGCCTGTGGCCCGAGCGCATGGAGTACATCGACGAGATCCCGAAGACGGCCACCGGCAAGGTGAAGCGCTTCGAGCTGGCCAAGGAGCTGGCGAAGCGCATGGAGAACGAGTAGGGAAACAGAGAAACCGCAGACGATCCGAAGAAGGCCGGGGCAAGCGCCCCGGCCTTCTCGCATGCAGAGGCATCGACAGGGTGTCATCCTGAGCGGAGCGCGAGCGAATCGAAGGATGACACCCTGTCGCGCCTCCTGCGCTCAGGACGGCAGCTTGCCGGACTGCGCGAGGTATTCCAGCTGGGCTTGGATGTTGATGCGCGCGGCCGGATCGAGGCGCGCGTCCACGTCCTGGTACACGGCCTCGATGATGCGGTCGACGTCGAGCCCGGCGCCCGCCTCCGAGGCGGCGCGCACGCGCTCCAAGCGATCGAGGCGATGACGGTAGACCCGGTCGATGGCTTCGAGCGGATGATCGATAAGCGGCCCATGGGCCGTCAGCAGGCGCGCGACGTTGCGCTCGACGACCGTGGCGCGCAGACGCTCGAGGCTTTCCAGGTACGCCGCCAGGCTGCCATCGGGCCAGCAGATGAGCGTGGAGCTTTGCTTGAACAGCATATCCCCCGTCATGACGGACGCGTCGGAGGGCATGAGGAAGCCCACGAGATCGCTCGCATGCCCCGGCAACGGAACCGCTTCGAGGCGCGGCGCGCCGGCACCGAGATCGAGCGGCCCGTCGGGCAGCGTGCCGCTCCGGCGCGACAGCACCGGCGCTCCCGTCATCGCCGCGAAGCGCTCGGCGCCTTCCGCATGGTCGGCATGGTCGTGCGTCAGCAGGACGGCGGCCACCTCGTGCCCGTCCTCGGCGCAGGCGCGCTGCACGGCGCGCAGATGCGGCGCGCTGTCAGGGCCGGGATCCACCACGACGCACGCGGGCGAGCCCGGATCGGCCAGGATCCAGGTGTTCGTGCCGAGGTACGTGAGAGGCGACGGGTTGTCGGCGAGGATCACGCGCGCATGAGCCGACACGCGCCGGCTTCCCCACGAAGCCCGACCCGTCGCGACGACGGGGCGCTGCATCACGGCAGCCTGCATGTCAGCACCGCCCTTCCCCCTTCGCGCACGGCGGGTTCCAGCATCACGCGGCCCGTCTCCTCCACGCCTGCCGCGAACGACTCCACGCCGGGCGCATGCAGGAGGTGCGCCAGGTTGTAGGCCGTCGGCGGCACGAGGCGCACTAAACCCTGCGCGGCGCGGTCGAACATGGCCTGCGGATCCACCCATCCGGCACGATCGGCCTCGCTGGTGCGGCTGTCGGGCTCCTGCCCTGTGGGCGCGAGCGCGGCGAAAAAGTAGGTGTCGTAGCGGCGCGGCTCGAACTCCGGCGTCAGCCAATGCGAACGCAAGCCCAGCAGATCGGCGCGCAAGGCGAGGCCGTGGCGCTTCAGCACGTCGGCGAGCGAGGTCTCGTGGGATACGAGCCGGCGGCGCTCCTCGGCCCATGCGGGCTCGGAGGCGTCCAGCGAGCAGACGCCGCGCTCGTCGCCGGCCAGCAGCACGCCGCACTCCTCGAACAGCTCGCGGGCGGCCGCCGTCACCACGCGGCGCGCCACGTCGGCGCTGGTGCCCATGCGACGCGCCCAAACCTCCTCGTCGGGGCCGATCCACGAGCACCGCGCGCCGTCGTCGGCGGGATCCACGCCCCCGCCCGGGAACACCACGGCCTCCGGCACGAACGCCATCGTCGCCGCCCGGCGCAGCATGAACACCTCGCGCGGGCTGCGCACCAGCATTACCGTGGCCGCCAGCCGCGGCACGGCCGGAGCCGTCCCTGCGGCGCAGAACCCCTCGTAGGCGCGGGCCAGCTGCTCGCTCATCGGCACTTCGAGCATCTCGCCCGACCTCCACGCGTTCATAGCCCCGCCTCCTTGCGCATGCATACCATCCAGCTCGGTTCGCCCCTTCCGCGCGACGCGCGGAAGGAGTTTTCCTCATGGTATCACCGCGACAGAGCCAGCGCGTCGGACAACAGCTCGGCGATGTCCCGTACCGGCAGGGCATCGTCCTGGGACGCCAGGCCGTCTTCCAGCATGGACAGGCAGAACGGGCAGGCGGTGGCCACGGCGTCCGCACCGGTGTCGCGCGCCTGCTCGGCGCGCAGGACGTTCATGCGCCGCCCCTCGCGCTCCTCGAGCCACATGCGCCCGCCGCCCGCGCCGCAGCAGAAGCTCTTCTCGCGCGTCCGCTCCATCTCCACCACCTGGGCGCCGCACGCCTTCACCACCGCACGCGGCTCGTCGTACACGTCGGCGTAGCGTCCCAGGTAGCACGAGTCGTGGTACGTGACGCGCTCGAACGCCGCCTGCGCGCCCGCCCGCTCCGCGCCCGGCAGCCTCCCTTCGGCCACGAGCCTCTCGAGCAGCTGCGCGTGCCGCACCACTTCGAACCGGCCGCCAAGCTGCGGGTAATCGCGCTCCAGCGCCTGGGCGCAGTGCGGGCACTGCACGATGATCTTCTTCGCGCCGTAGGCGTTCAGCGTCTCGATGTTCTCGGTGGCAAGCTGGTAGTACAGAAACTCGTTGCCCATGCGCCGCGCCGCGTCGCCGCAGCACTTCTCCTCCGGGCCGATGACGGCGAAGTCCACGCCCGCATGCCTCAGCAGCGCCACGAGGGCGCGCGACACCTTGCGGTTGCGCGCGTCGTACGCTCCCGAGCAGCCAGGCCAGTACACGTACTCCGCCTGCGGACGGTCGGCCAGCGTGGGCACGTCGAGCCCCTCCGCCCATGCCATGCGGCTCTGCCACCCCAAGCCCCACGGGTTGCCGTTCGTCTCGAGGTTGCGGAAGGCCGCCTTAGCCTCCGACGGGAACGCGCTTTCCATCGACACCTGGTAGGTGCGCATGCCCACCACCTTCGGCACGTGCTCCAGCAGCGCCGGGCACGCCTCCATGCACGCGCCGCACGTAGTGCACGACCACAGCGCCTCGGGCGCGACCACGTCGCCCACGAGCGCCTTGTCCAGCACGGCCCGCTGCTCCTCGGTCGGCTCGAACGCTTCGCCCGCCGCTTCGGCCCGACGCTCGGCGCGCACGAGCGGCCCGCGCTCCCCCAGATGGGCGTCGAGCGCCTGCATCAGGTCCTTCGGCGACAGCGGCTTGCCGCTTCCGTGCGCAGGGCACACCGTTTCGCAGCGGCCGCAGCGCACGCACGCCTCGGCGTCCAGCAGGTCCTTCCATGTGAAGTCCTCCAGCTTTCCCACGCCGAACTCTTCCAGCTCCTCGTCCTCGAGGTCGACGTAGGACAGCGTCCCCTTCGGCTCAAGCGGACGGCAGTACACGGTGGCCGGGACCAGCAGCACGTGCACGAGCTTCGAGTACATCCAGTACGCCAGGATCCCGAAGGCGATGGCCATATGGAACCACCATAGAACCTGGTGCGCCGTCGACACCTGGGCGGCGCTCAAGCCTGCGAACAGCGGCGCGAACAGATTGCCGATGGGCGACCACGCGGCCCACGGATCGTTCGTACCCACGATGCGCAGCCCCTCCACGACGAAGCCCGTGACGCCGATGACCAGCAGCCATGCCAGCACAACGATGTCGGCCGGCTTCGTCTCGAGCGACGGGTTCCTGCCGGCCGCCCGCCGCACGATGCAGGCGACCATCGCGATGCAGAACGCCAACCCCGCGATATCGGTGCCGAGCGCCAGCACGTACAGGTAGTAGTCGCCCTTGGCGATGTCGAGCCCCAGGTCCACCTGCACCGCATAGCTCGCCGTGGCCACCACCATGACGGCCATGCCCACGTACATCCCGAGGTGCGCGATGCCGACGCCCCGCTCCTTCACGACGGTGACCTGCAAGAGCGCGTCCACGAACGCGCCCTTCAAGCGCTCGAGCGGGCGATCGCCGCGCTCAAGCGGTCGGCCGATCTTCCACAGGCGGTAGCGCCGCCAGAAGAAGTACGCGGCGACGACCAGCACCAACAGGAAGCAGGGGTACACGAGCCACGACCCCTCGATGTTCCACAGCGCCTCGCGCGAAGGCGTCGCCGCATCCATGCTAGGACGCCTTGCCCGCGCGGAAGGCCTCGGTCAGAAGAGGCACCGCCTCGAACAGGTCGGCCACGATGCCGTAGTCGGCCACCTTGAAGATGTCGGCCTGCGGGTCGTTGTTCACGGCCACGATGCACTTCGACGCCGCCGCGCCCGCCATATGCTGGATGGAGCCCGAGATGCCGCAGGCTATGTAGAGCGAAGGCGCGACGGTCTTGCCCGTCTGTCCCACTTGGAACTGGATATCGGTCCAGCCCTCGTCCACCGCGGGGCGCGAAGCGCCTACGGCGGCGCCCAGCACGTCGGCCAGCTCCTCCACGAGCGCGAATCCCTCCGCGCCCTTCGTGCCGCGCCCGCCCGACACCACGATGTCGGCCTCGGTCAGCTCCACGCGGCCCGACGCCCGGCGCACCACGTCGGCCACCGTCTGGCGCACGTCGCCGAACCCGTCGACGTGCTGCATGAGCACCGGAGCCGTGCGACCCTCGACGGGCGCGTCCGGTTCGAACGCCTTCGGGCGCACGGTGACCACCATTGGCCGCGCATCGGCGGCGAACGCCACGTCCGCGAGCACCTTGCCCGAGTACGGCTCGCGCGTGAACACGAAGCCTTCCTGCGCGTCGGCCTCGATGCCCACCACGTCGGCGACGAAGCCGGTGCCCAGGCGCTGCGCGAGCACGGGAGCCACGTCGAGCCCGGTGGCTCCGTCGGCGAGCAGCAGCGCCTCGGGCTGCCGTTGCGTGATCAGCGTCTCCAGCGCTGCGGCGTAGGCGTCGGTGGTGTAGGGATCCAGCGCCGGATCGTCCAGCACGAGCACGGCGTCGGCTCCCGCCGCGCCGAGCGGGTCGAGATCGACCTCGCCCAGCCCGCTGCCCAGCACGACGGCCGACACGTCCCCTCCGGCCTCTTCCGCCATTCGGCGGGCGGCAGCCAACATCTCGAACGTCACGCGCGGAAACGTCCCGTGCTTCGGCTCCGCGTATACCCATACTTCTGCCATGGATGCTCTCCCTTCCCGTCCTACCAGACCTTGGCTTCGGTTTCCAGCAGCTCCACCGTGGCGGCCACCGCTTCGGCGACCGTCTCGCCTTCCACGATGCGACCGCCCTGGCGCGCGGGCTTGGGGCGGTAGCGCACCACGCGCGTGCGGCGCGCCCGAGGATCGACGAGCGCGTCCTCTATGCCGAGGTCGGCCAACGTCCATACGGTGACGGGCTTCTTCTTCGACTGCATGATGGCGCGCACATTGGGATAGCGAGGCTCGGCCAGCCCCTGCTGCGCCGTGATCACGGCCGGCAATGCAACGTCCACCACGGCCACCCCGTCGTCGATCTCGCGGGTGGCGTGCGCGACGCCCGCCGCAGGGTCGACGTCGAGCGCCGTGACCACCTGCACGCACGGCAGGCCGCGCAGTTCCGACAAGCGCGGCATCGTCTGCGCGCCCGCCGTGTCGGCCGACTTGCAGCCGCCCAGCACGAGATCGGCCGGCACGCGTTCCAGCGCGGCGGCCAGCACGCGCGCCTTGACGGCAGCGTCCGCCTCGGCGAGCGCCGCGTCGTCGACCAGGTAACCCGCCGACGCCCCCATCGACAGCGCATGGCGCACCGCCGGCACGGCCTCGTCGCCGCCGACGCACACGACGGACACGTCGCCGCCGTGCTCCTCCGCCAGCTGCACGGCCCGCTCCACGGCGAACTCGCTGTACGGGTCGATGACGAGCGTCTGCCCCTCCGTGAGCGCCCGCCCTTCGGCGTCGACGCCCACCTCCGCTTCGGTGTCGACGGTTTGCTTGATGCAGACTGCGATGTCCATAGCCGCTGCCCTCCTCGCTTTCGCGTGCGCCGCCCTGCGACGCCGCACTCCTCCTAGTATTCCTTCAGCACCGATTTCGCGATAAGCGAGCGCTGCACCTGGCTCGTGCCCTCGACGATGGTGAACGACTTCGCGTCGCGGTAGTAGCGCTCCACCGGATAATCCTTGCACAGGCCGTAGCCGCCGAATATCTGCACGGCCGTCTCAGCCGCTTTCACCGCCGCCTCCGAGCAGTACACCTTCGCCACCGACGCCGTCTTCATCATCGTCTGGATGTCGCCGCCGAACGCCGATGCCGCCTGGTCCAACAGCAAGCGGGACGCTTCCAGCGTGATCTCCATATCGGCCAGCATGAAGCGGATGGCCTGCAAGTCCGCGATATGCTTTCCGAACTGGATGCGCTCCTTCGCATAGGCGGCCGCGGCCGCGAGCGAGGCGGCCGTCACGCCGGTGGCCAGCGCCGCCACGGCCAAGCGGCCGCGGTTCAGCGTGTGGTGCGCGATGGCGAACCCGTCGCCCACCTCGCCCACCACGGCTTCGGGTCCCACGTGCATGTTCTCGAAGTACAGCTGGGAGGTCACTGAGCCGCGCAAGCCCATCTTGTCCTCCTTGCGGCCGATCACGAGGCCGGGCGTGTAGCGGTGCACGATGAAGCACGACGGCTTCGACTGCCCGTCCTCCACCACGCGCGCGAACACGGTGAACCAGTCGCCCACCGCTCCGTTCGTGATGAATATCTTGCCGCCGTTGATGGTGTAGCCATCGCCGTCGGGCAACGCCGTCGTGGAGATGGCGGAGATGTCCGAGCCGGCGTTCGGCTCGGTCAGCGCGAAGCAGATCTTCGCCTCGCCAGCCGCCAGCGCGGGAAGGATGGCACGTTGCTGCTCGGCGGATCCCGAGAACACGAGCGCGTCGGACCCGATGGCCGATATGAGGATCATGAGCGCCACGGCCGGCGATTCGCGCGCGATGCGCTCGATCACCTGCACCCAGCAGTGCATGCTCACTTCCACGCCGCCGTGCTCCTCGCCGTAGGCGAGCGCGAACAGCCCCTGCTCCACGAACAGCTCGTAGATGTCCTGGGGAAACTCGTCCTCTTCGTCGATGGCAGCCGCACGCTCGGCCACCACGTCGACGCACAGGTCGTCCACCATAGAAAGGATCATGCGTTCCTCTTGCGTCAGCTCGTACATGCAGCCCCTTCCCCGCGCGAAACGGCCGCCGCACCCGGAAGGGGCGGCGATCCATTCCTATTTCCTATTGATTCCCCTTTAAATAATAGGTTCCGTCTATCGCTTGCCTACGGTCAAAACGACCTCCCTGGGCATATAGACTGGTCAAACGAGTTTGTTTGTTGGCCTTCATGTCATCCAACTCGTCGATTTCGCAAGAACTCGACGGTTCATCACACCTGCGGAATTCAAAACCGCACACTCGCGGCAAAATAGCCGGTCAATCCGCGCCGACGCTGCTCTATGATCTTTACAGCAAGAAACCCCGCGCGAAGGAGCATCCCATGGCCGGATCGGTACGGCAGATCATAGAAGTCCCCTGCACCGTCGAGGCGCTCGAGCGCTCGGAGGCGCTTTCGCAGCTCGCACCCGAAGCGTTGACCGCGCTCGGCGCGGAATCGATCGACGGCGACGCCCTCGGCGTCGAGGCGGCGGCCCGCGTGGACGCCGCAATCGAGGCGTGCCTGGCGGCCTACGACCCTCGGGGCGTGTACAAGCTGTTCAACCCCGCCATCTGCACGCTGCCGCCCGAGTACTCGGAGCCGGCCATCAAGCTGGTGGGCACCATGAT from Eggerthella lenta DSM 2243 includes the following:
- a CDS encoding heterodisulfide reductase-related iron-sulfur binding cluster yields the protein MDAATPSREALWNIEGSWLVYPCFLLVLVVAAYFFWRRYRLWKIGRPLERGDRPLERLKGAFVDALLQVTVVKERGVGIAHLGMYVGMAVMVVATASYAVQVDLGLDIAKGDYYLYVLALGTDIAGLAFCIAMVACIVRRAAGRNPSLETKPADIVVLAWLLVIGVTGFVVEGLRIVGTNDPWAAWSPIGNLFAPLFAGLSAAQVSTAHQVLWWFHMAIAFGILAYWMYSKLVHVLLVPATVYCRPLEPKGTLSYVDLEDEELEEFGVGKLEDFTWKDLLDAEACVRCGRCETVCPAHGSGKPLSPKDLMQALDAHLGERGPLVRAERRAEAAGEAFEPTEEQRAVLDKALVGDVVAPEALWSCTTCGACMEACPALLEHVPKVVGMRTYQVSMESAFPSEAKAAFRNLETNGNPWGLGWQSRMAWAEGLDVPTLADRPQAEYVYWPGCSGAYDARNRKVSRALVALLRHAGVDFAVIGPEEKCCGDAARRMGNEFLYYQLATENIETLNAYGAKKIIVQCPHCAQALERDYPQLGGRFEVVRHAQLLERLVAEGRLPGAERAGAQAAFERVTYHDSCYLGRYADVYDEPRAVVKACGAQVVEMERTREKSFCCGAGGGRMWLEEREGRRMNVLRAEQARDTGADAVATACPFCLSMLEDGLASQDDALPVRDIAELLSDALALSR
- a CDS encoding electron transfer flavoprotein subunit alpha/FixB family protein, whose translation is MAEVWVYAEPKHGTFPRVTFEMLAAARRMAEEAGGDVSAVVLGSGLGEVDLDPLGAAGADAVLVLDDPALDPYTTDAYAAALETLITQRQPEALLLADGATGLDVAPVLAQRLGTGFVADVVGIEADAQEGFVFTREPYSGKVLADVAFAADARPMVVTVRPKAFEPDAPVEGRTAPVLMQHVDGFGDVRQTVADVVRRASGRVELTEADIVVSGGRGTKGAEGFALVEELADVLGAAVGASRPAVDEGWTDIQFQVGQTGKTVAPSLYIACGISGSIQHMAGAAASKCIVAVNNDPQADIFKVADYGIVADLFEAVPLLTEAFRAGKAS
- a CDS encoding electron transfer flavoprotein subunit beta/FixA family protein — protein: MDIAVCIKQTVDTEAEVGVDAEGRALTEGQTLVIDPYSEFAVERAVQLAEEHGGDVSVVCVGGDEAVPAVRHALSMGASAGYLVDDAALAEADAAVKARVLAAALERVPADLVLGGCKSADTAGAQTMPRLSELRGLPCVQVVTALDVDPAAGVAHATREIDDGVAVVDVALPAVITAQQGLAEPRYPNVRAIMQSKKKPVTVWTLADLGIEDALVDPRARRTRVVRYRPKPARQGGRIVEGETVAEAVAATVELLETEAKVW
- a CDS encoding acyl-CoA dehydrogenase family protein is translated as MYELTQEERMILSMVDDLCVDVVAERAAAIDEEDEFPQDIYELFVEQGLFALAYGEEHGGVEVSMHCWVQVIERIARESPAVALMILISAIGSDALVFSGSAEQQRAILPALAAGEAKICFALTEPNAGSDISAISTTALPDGDGYTINGGKIFITNGAVGDWFTVFARVVEDGQSKPSCFIVHRYTPGLVIGRKEDKMGLRGSVTSQLYFENMHVGPEAVVGEVGDGFAIAHHTLNRGRLAVAALATGVTAASLAAAAAYAKERIQFGKHIADLQAIRFMLADMEITLEASRLLLDQAASAFGGDIQTMMKTASVAKVYCSEAAVKAAETAVQIFGGYGLCKDYPVERYYRDAKSFTIVEGTSQVQRSLIAKSVLKEY